CCGCCGCGGAATTGACTAAATCGTCGCTGCCGTTATCTTTACCGATAACGGGGGAGGAAAGTCCGGGCTTCAACAGGGCGGGGTGCCAGGTAACGCCTGGGTAGCGCGAGCTAACGACAAGTGCAGCAGAGAGAAGACCGCCTATAAATTTATTTGTAGGTAAGGGTGAAAGGGTGCGGTAAGAGCGCACCGGCCAACTAGTAATAGTTTGGTGCAAGGTAAACTCCACCCGAAGCAAGACCAAATAGGCTTCCTGAGGTATGGCCCATACTGGAAGCGGGTAGGTTGCTTGAGCCTGTGAGTGATTGCAGGCCTAGACGAATGACGATTCACGACAGAACCCGGCTTATCGGTCAATTCTATTATCTTCTACTCCCTTTGTTTTACAAAGGGGTGTAGAGATTCTTACTGCAGTTAACTAATCATCTACATTGTTTATTCAAATTAAAGTTGATAATTATTTATCACCTTCTATCGATCAGCCTGTTTTTAAAATAGAGCATCGCGTAAAGGTTAAATTCTATTATTACGAACTAACGCACGGCGGACGTTTTTACACATTTTGCCGAATTTTGCCAGTTCATTAAATGTAGGGGGAATATTACGATTAATTTGATGCTGCCAGTAGGTGAGTTCAGAATCCACTAACTCCATCAGTTTTTTGCTACAACCAACGCAACTGTTGTCAGGCCCACAGACAAAAGTATCCTCTTGATATAAGGGAAACTCATGTTTCACTGCATCAATTATCTGTTGCATGGCAGTTATTCTGTCTGGTTTTTTATTCACAAAAAATCGCTTTAGATGGGATTGCTATTAAATATTGCCGTTATTTTATACCATAATGCGCCTCAAAAAAGGAAAGAGTTTGCTCACTAAGCGAGATAAAATTTTGGCTCTTCCTGCTTTTATAGTAATCTTGAGGTTTATTCTCGTCAGCAATCAAAAAATATAATAATCAACAATAATGTTTACCATGAAAGTTGAACATCTACTAGATAATTGTTTTTTGTGGCAGAGTGGCTTATTGGTTAAATTTGAGGGGTAAATGATGAATATAGTTTGGGCAACAAGTGAGGCAGCACCGTATGCTAAAACGGGTGGATTAGCCGATGTCTCTTTTTCCTTGCCACATGCATTGGCTGAAGATGGCCATCATGTATCCGTTTTTATGCCCTATTACCCACAAGTTATGGCAGAACAATGTGCCGATACCGTGTGTGTGCATGAGCTTTTAGGCGTTCCTTTTGGTGATGAAAATGAGTTGTGGGGGAGTATCCGTCAGCATAAGCTTAGTGACAATTTATCCTTCTTTTTTATTGAATTCGATCGCTATTTTGACCGCCCTAAATTATATGATTGGGATGGACATGAATACTCTGATAATGCAGAACGTTTTATCTTTTTAAGCCGAGCTATTATGCAGGCGGTACTCGCATTAGATCTTAAAGTCGACGTTCTACATTGTAATGATTGGCATACGGCCTTGTGTAGTGTTTATCTAAAAAGCGGGTTATATGAATCCTATGATAATTTTAGTGAAACAAAGTCTGTTATGACTATTCATAATATTGGTTATCAAGGGGTATTTAATAAAGCGAATCTTTATTGGACTGGATTGGGTTGGGATTACTTTAATGTTAATTGCTTTGAGTTTTACGACCAGCTTAACCTATTAAAAGCAGGTGTACTAACAGCCGATATTGTAACAACCGTTAGTCCAACCTATGCTAAAGAAATTTTATCGGTTGATTATGGCTTTGGATTACAACGCTCTTTACAACATCGCGCCGTACAAGGAAAGTTGCGTGGAATTATTAATGGTATTGATGAGTTAGAGTGGAATCCTGAAACGGATAAATTAATTCCAGCTAATTTTTCACATAAAGATCTGCGTGGTAAAGCAATTTGTAAAGCGGAATTGCAAAAGGAATTTGGCTTGCCAATACGCCCTAATGTGCCTTTATATGGGATTGTATCAAGACTGGCTACACAAAAAGGGTTAGATGTCTTTATCGATTGTGTTGAGGAGATGCTCATAAATGATGATGTGCAATTTGTCATTATTGGCTCAGGAGATATAGCCCAAGAAGCAGCATTGCTTAACTATGCAAAAGCTTACCCGAATAAATTCGGCTGTTACATTGGTTATAACAACAAACGAGCTCATATGGTTGAAGCTGGCTCTGATTTCTTTGTAATGCCTTCAAGATATGAGCCCTGTGGACTTAATCAGATGTACAGCATGAAATACGGTACGCTACCAATTGTGAGATCAACAGGGGGATTGGAAGATACGGTGCGCAATTACTCACCGAAAAGAATCAATAAGTCCACTGGCTTTAAGTTTTATGACCTTCACACGGATTCACTCAGAACAACTATGAGATGGGCGGCTTCAATCTATCACAATGAGAAAACTGCATTTGCGAAAATGATCCAAAATGGCATGACCATCGATTTTTCATGGCATCATACCGCCGTTGAATATGAAGAGTTATATCGACACGCCAACAGTCGTTTCTGATTAATCGCCCCGTTATCCATTGCTTCTTTAATTCGCTGTGATTGGTAACGGGATATGCTCCTTGCAATTTTTTACTACCCCGTAACAAAATCATTCTCTTTATATTTATCGAACAATAATATTATTTAGCAAATATAATTTTCTTTACTGGACTTTATACCTATATTTGATTCTAATTCCTAGACGTCACTATGCTGGTGATATGGGTAAAGATTACAATTTAAGGACTATTAATGAATAATAAAACTTCCCTTGACGATGTTCGTGCTTGCTACAATGTGCGTCATTGGAGCCAAGGTTACTTTGGTATTAACGATGCTGGTAATGTTTATGTTGCCCCACGAAATAATCAACCAGAGATGTGTGTTGACCTTAGTACCGTCGTCGAAAAAATTCAGGATAAAGGTTTATCTTTACCTGTATTGGTGCGTTTCCCTCAAATTATTCATCAGCGTGTTAATGGCATCTGTGAAGCTTTTAATAATGCCATTCAAAAATATGATTATGCTGAAAAGTATTTACTGGTCTATCCAATCAAGGTTAATCAGCAACGCGAAGTTGTTAATGAAATTATTGCCAGTCAGTTCGACCAAGAAGAGAAGCAGCTCGGTTTAGAGGCGGGCAGTAAGGCTGAGTTATTGGCTGTATTGGCGTTAGCGGAAAAAGCTTCATCGGTGATTGTTTGTAATGGCTATAAAGACCGAGAGTATATTCGCCTTGCATTAATTGGTGAGAAACTTGGCCATAAGGTACATATTGTCTTAGAAAAAATGTCGGAGCTTAAATTAATTTTAAGTGAAGCTAAGGCGCTTAATGTTGAGCCTCGCTTAGGTATTCGCGTTCGTTTAGCTTCTCAAGGTAAGGGAAAATGGCAAGCAAGTGGCGGTGAAAAATCTAAATTTGGTTTATCTGCTTCACAGGTATTGTCTGTTGTTGATACGTTAAGCGCAGAAAATAAACTTGATACTCTACAATTAGTGCATTTTCACCTCGGTTCTCAGATAGCAAACATTCGAGATGTTCGCTTTGGGGTGAGTGAAGCCGCACGATTCTATTGTGAATTACGTAAACTCGGTGCGCAAGTTGCTTATATGGATGTCGGTGGTGGTTTGGCTGTTGATTATGACGGTACTCGCAGCCAATCATCTAATTCCATGAATTACAGTTTAGCTGAATATGCTAATAACATTGTTGGTACGATTGCTGATATCTGTTATACCTATCAGCAACCCGTCCCAGCCATTATCTCTGAATCAGGTCGCTCATTAACAGCGCATCATGCGGTATTAATTTCCAATGTAATTGGTGCTGAGTCTTATCAACCAGAAACATTGCTTCCTCCGAGCGACGATGAATCAGTGTTATTGCAAAATATGTGGGGATCATGGGAGCAATTAGATAAACGTAATGATGACCGTGCATTAATAGAAATTTACCACGATACACAAAATGACGTCGCCGAAGTGCACAGTCAATTTGCAACGGGTCTACTTAACTTGAGGCAACGTGCATGGGCAGAGCAGGTACATCTGCGAGTTTGTCATGAACTTAATAAATTAATGGATGAAAAAAATCGTTTCCATCGCCCTATTATTGATGATTTAAACGAAAAATTGGCTGATAAACTGTTTGTTAATTTCTCCTTATTTCAGTCATTGCCTGACGCATGGGGGATTGAGCAAATATTCCCAGTATTGCCTTTAAATGGATTAGATGATGCGGTACAAAACCGTGCCGTTTTACTTGATATTACCTGCGATTCTGATGGGGCTATTGACCATTATGTAGATGGGCAGGGTATTGAAAGCACGTTATTAATGCCTCGTTGGACAGAGGAGAAACCTTATCTAATGGGATTTTTCCTAGTGGGCGCGTATCAAGAAATTCTTGGCAATATGCATAACCTATTTGGTGATACTCACAGTGCGGTGGTGATGGTCAATGATGATGGTGAAATAGACGTGACCGAAATCGCCCACGGCAATATTGTCGAAGATATGCTCAATTATGTCAGCTTAGATTCTGAAGAATTTAAAGAAACCTATTCTCAATTAGTGAATAGTAAATTACCACCTGAAGAGCGTGAAGAGGTCTTTGATGAACTCATTTTAGGCCTGAAAGGTTATACCTATTTAGAAGATTATTAAGGAACAATAGATGAGTCAATTATTTCAGCAAGTGGATAATTCAATTTACTCCAATGCCATGACTTTTTTACGCTTGCCATTGGCGATGGATCCCGTCGCTGCGAATGCACAGCTAGCGGTATTAGGTTTACCCTTTGATTTAGCAACCACTGGGCGTTCTGGTGCGCGTATGGGGCCAACAGCGATTCGTCATGCCTCGATTAATTTGGCATGGGAAGGTTATCGTTATCCTTGGAAATTTAATTTGCTTGAGCAAATCAGTGCCATTGATGCGGGAGATTTAGTATACGATTGTGGTGATGCCGCACAATTTACAGATAAAGTAGAGAAGGCCGCCAATGAGATCCTCTCTTCCGATAAAGCGCTGTTAGCGCTCGGAGGGGACCATTTTGTTACTCTGCCTTTATTACGTGCGCACCATAAGAAATTCGGAAAAATGGCGCTGATTCATTTCGATGCACATACAGATACCTATGACAGTGGCAGCCGCTATGACCATGGCACCATGTTCTACCATGCGCCAAATGAAGGATTGATCGATCCCGACCATAGCGTGCAAATCGGTATTCGTACGTCATATAATCCGAATAATCACGCTTTTACCGTGATTGATGCGATGCAGGCTAATGACCTTAGTGTTGAGCAAATTTGCGATATTATTCGTACTAAAATTGGATCGCTCCCTGTTTATTTAACTTTTGATATCGAC
This window of the Psychromonas sp. MME1 genome carries:
- the glgA gene encoding glycogen synthase GlgA; this translates as MMNIVWATSEAAPYAKTGGLADVSFSLPHALAEDGHHVSVFMPYYPQVMAEQCADTVCVHELLGVPFGDENELWGSIRQHKLSDNLSFFFIEFDRYFDRPKLYDWDGHEYSDNAERFIFLSRAIMQAVLALDLKVDVLHCNDWHTALCSVYLKSGLYESYDNFSETKSVMTIHNIGYQGVFNKANLYWTGLGWDYFNVNCFEFYDQLNLLKAGVLTADIVTTVSPTYAKEILSVDYGFGLQRSLQHRAVQGKLRGIINGIDELEWNPETDKLIPANFSHKDLRGKAICKAELQKEFGLPIRPNVPLYGIVSRLATQKGLDVFIDCVEEMLINDDVQFVIIGSGDIAQEAALLNYAKAYPNKFGCYIGYNNKRAHMVEAGSDFFVMPSRYEPCGLNQMYSMKYGTLPIVRSTGGLEDTVRNYSPKRINKSTGFKFYDLHTDSLRTTMRWAASIYHNEKTAFAKMIQNGMTIDFSWHHTAVEYEELYRHANSRF
- the speA gene encoding biosynthetic arginine decarboxylase; protein product: MNNKTSLDDVRACYNVRHWSQGYFGINDAGNVYVAPRNNQPEMCVDLSTVVEKIQDKGLSLPVLVRFPQIIHQRVNGICEAFNNAIQKYDYAEKYLLVYPIKVNQQREVVNEIIASQFDQEEKQLGLEAGSKAELLAVLALAEKASSVIVCNGYKDREYIRLALIGEKLGHKVHIVLEKMSELKLILSEAKALNVEPRLGIRVRLASQGKGKWQASGGEKSKFGLSASQVLSVVDTLSAENKLDTLQLVHFHLGSQIANIRDVRFGVSEAARFYCELRKLGAQVAYMDVGGGLAVDYDGTRSQSSNSMNYSLAEYANNIVGTIADICYTYQQPVPAIISESGRSLTAHHAVLISNVIGAESYQPETLLPPSDDESVLLQNMWGSWEQLDKRNDDRALIEIYHDTQNDVAEVHSQFATGLLNLRQRAWAEQVHLRVCHELNKLMDEKNRFHRPIIDDLNEKLADKLFVNFSLFQSLPDAWGIEQIFPVLPLNGLDDAVQNRAVLLDITCDSDGAIDHYVDGQGIESTLLMPRWTEEKPYLMGFFLVGAYQEILGNMHNLFGDTHSAVVMVNDDGEIDVTEIAHGNIVEDMLNYVSLDSEEFKETYSQLVNSKLPPEEREEVFDELILGLKGYTYLEDY
- the speB gene encoding agmatinase; this encodes MSQLFQQVDNSIYSNAMTFLRLPLAMDPVAANAQLAVLGLPFDLATTGRSGARMGPTAIRHASINLAWEGYRYPWKFNLLEQISAIDAGDLVYDCGDAAQFTDKVEKAANEILSSDKALLALGGDHFVTLPLLRAHHKKFGKMALIHFDAHTDTYDSGSRYDHGTMFYHAPNEGLIDPDHSVQIGIRTSYNPNNHAFTVIDAMQANDLSVEQICDIIRTKIGSLPVYLTFDIDCLDPAYAPGTGTPVCGGLSTDKILKVLRALQGINIVGMDVVEVSPAYDSSEITALAGATIAVELMHLWAVNNK